Proteins from a single region of Paraburkholderia sp. ZP32-5:
- a CDS encoding MarR family winged helix-turn-helix transcriptional regulator translates to MKSNQTPNDYRGTLQAATRHLYKLYGGGPRLSDLSDSQFCVLLVVRHFPNLGISDLADAMVMDRATLVRALRALKRRDYLLVNLDHLDRHRYELTSTGVKKLEEARRLRLDAQRCDPVNGLPQR, encoded by the coding sequence ATGAAGAGCAATCAAACTCCCAACGACTATCGCGGCACGCTGCAAGCGGCGACTCGGCACCTCTATAAGTTGTATGGGGGTGGTCCCCGGCTATCCGACCTGAGTGACAGCCAGTTCTGCGTTCTGTTGGTGGTTCGACACTTCCCAAACCTGGGCATCTCGGATTTAGCCGACGCCATGGTGATGGACCGAGCCACGTTAGTCAGGGCACTTCGCGCTTTGAAGCGCCGCGACTATTTGCTTGTGAATTTGGACCACCTGGATCGTCACCGATACGAACTAACCTCAACTGGCGTAAAGAAACTGGAAGAGGCCAGGAGACTGAGATTGGATGCGCAACGCTGCGACCCGGTGAACGGGCTGCCGCAACGTTGA
- a CDS encoding LysR family transcriptional regulator: protein MEYIESLRLFRAIVELKSFTRAADQLGLSRPSVSRAIAVLEERMGARLLTRTTRQLSLTRSAERFYEGCVRILDELDALEADIAGEHREVSGVLRLVVHTSSALTRIGPLIAQFKRAHPKVVLEIALTERAIDLVADGYDLGLIIPYQLASETAIVRTLERIPMAIVAAPSYLANQPLPTKPSQLADHQYVVMAPYLRRPVLVFEDEQDGVTIPLNYDIFSNSPIFNHQMALEGLGICIVPVHLVENDVAAGRLVRLLENYRMAEHAVEIQLVYVNRTLVPARLRAFIDFAVKYFEELPSRYS, encoded by the coding sequence ATGGAATACATCGAAAGCTTGCGTCTATTTCGAGCAATCGTCGAGCTAAAAAGTTTTACGCGTGCAGCTGACCAGCTTGGGTTGTCCCGACCGAGCGTGTCTCGTGCGATTGCCGTGCTCGAGGAGCGCATGGGTGCGCGTCTGCTGACCCGAACAACCCGGCAGCTTTCTCTCACTCGATCGGCCGAGCGGTTTTACGAAGGGTGTGTGCGAATTCTCGACGAATTAGATGCGCTCGAAGCCGATATCGCCGGCGAGCACCGCGAAGTCAGTGGGGTACTTCGACTCGTTGTGCACACGAGCTCCGCCTTGACCCGCATCGGTCCACTGATTGCACAGTTCAAGCGCGCACATCCGAAAGTGGTATTGGAAATTGCCTTAACCGAGCGAGCTATCGACCTGGTTGCTGACGGTTATGATCTCGGTTTGATCATCCCATATCAATTGGCGAGCGAGACGGCTATAGTGCGCACTCTCGAGCGTATCCCCATGGCGATTGTTGCCGCGCCCTCTTATCTTGCCAATCAGCCATTACCGACTAAGCCGTCCCAACTCGCGGATCATCAATACGTCGTTATGGCGCCTTATCTACGTCGTCCAGTCCTCGTCTTCGAGGATGAACAAGATGGAGTAACCATCCCGCTAAATTACGATATTTTCTCCAATAGCCCTATTTTCAATCATCAGATGGCCTTGGAGGGTCTGGGCATTTGTATCGTGCCCGTCCATCTGGTAGAAAATGACGTGGCTGCAGGACGCCTGGTCAGGCTGCTGGAAAATTATCGGATGGCCGAGCACGCCGTTGAAATTCAGCTGGTGTATGTCAATCGGACTCTCGTTCCGGCCAGGCTGCGCGCGTTCATCGACTTTGCTGTGAAATACTTCGAAGAGCTGCCGTCGCGTTACTCCTAG
- a CDS encoding DUF4148 domain-containing protein, which yields MKATIKTAIVAFALTAASTSFAQSQSTTITRTQVRAELIQLEQEGYRPGANDVQYPHDIQNAEARIAQQQVATEGKTTSSYGSDTAGNSQAGRSGKAGAGQSPVQKTFTPKESHSVGHFDQIYFGS from the coding sequence ATGAAAGCCACCATCAAAACCGCAATCGTCGCTTTTGCTCTTACCGCAGCTTCCACTTCTTTTGCGCAGAGCCAATCTACGACGATCACTCGTACGCAAGTCCGTGCAGAGCTGATTCAACTTGAACAGGAAGGCTACAGGCCCGGTGCGAATGACGTGCAATACCCGCACGATATCCAGAATGCGGAAGCCCGTATTGCGCAACAACAGGTCGCCACGGAAGGCAAAACCACTTCGTCTTACGGCTCTGATACGGCAGGCAATTCGCAGGCCGGTCGGTCAGGCAAGGCAGGCGCGGGTCAATCGCCGGTTCAAAAGACGTTCACTCCGAAAGAATCGCATTCCGTAGGACATTTCGATCAGATTTATTTCGGCAGTTGA
- a CDS encoding cysteine hydrolase family protein: MSTQAPRRALIVIDVQNEYVDGNFRIEYPPVESSLSNIGKAIDAANENDIPVVLVQHVLPADAPIFAEGSIGVQLHPTVKNRKHDLVVTKVLPSTFSGAGFDEWLKENDIDTLTVIGYMTHNCNDATMREAMHRGYHVEFLPDAAGSLPYKNKAGKASAKEMHRIISVIMESTYAATMTTDEWIERLQDPTYTSCDNIFASNLRAIGQL; this comes from the coding sequence ATGTCCACGCAAGCACCACGTCGCGCGTTAATCGTCATCGATGTACAAAATGAATATGTCGATGGAAACTTTCGAATTGAATATCCGCCCGTTGAAAGTTCTCTTTCGAACATTGGTAAAGCCATCGATGCGGCAAATGAGAACGATATTCCAGTAGTTCTTGTTCAGCACGTTCTCCCGGCAGACGCACCAATCTTTGCGGAAGGGAGCATCGGTGTTCAGTTACACCCCACTGTCAAGAACCGGAAACACGATCTGGTAGTCACGAAAGTTCTGCCGAGTACGTTTTCAGGCGCAGGATTTGACGAATGGCTTAAAGAGAATGACATCGATACCCTGACCGTTATCGGTTACATGACCCACAACTGCAATGACGCCACGATGCGCGAGGCGATGCACAGGGGATACCACGTCGAATTCCTTCCGGATGCAGCCGGCTCGCTTCCTTATAAAAACAAGGCGGGCAAGGCAAGCGCAAAAGAGATGCACCGCATTATCAGCGTGATTATGGAGTCTACGTACGCCGCGACCATGACGACTGATGAATGGATCGAAAGATTGCAAGATCCGACGTACACGTCGTGCGACAACATTTTTGCTTCAAACCTCCGCGCCATTGGACAACTGTAA
- a CDS encoding amidase produces the protein MKTELFYQDATKLAELIRTKEVSPVEVMQAHLDRIEAINPKINAVVSVADDALKNARHAEAAVMAGENLGPLHGVPFSVKDSIDTAGVLTQRGSPIFKGRTPDTDATTVARMKNAGAIVLAKTNLPEFAYWIESDNLLSGRSLNPWNLERTPGGSSGGESAAIAAGLSPIGLATDVTISVRGPAALTGVVGLKATHGRLPMTGIFPRVPRRLWHIGPMARSVRDVALAYSLLAGPDGQDGFSTSPLTLDAGVGAKPVRPVRVGVLVEPGFGLVDNEVAATVLAAGEALKQFGIVVEPVRIPVLEQFNALELAWKLQVMETKPAFKAATAGFEHLIYKHVQAVLDTPDTSIEDFVTAEQQVETMRDGFAQYFQRYDALLCPVLPVASHGHDASEFNINGQTVSAMHVMDATAPFSATGLPGLSMRFGTSQDGMPIAVQLVSPWLAESTILHLGALLESVSSVRDLHPQL, from the coding sequence ATGAAAACCGAACTCTTTTATCAAGACGCCACCAAACTCGCTGAGCTGATTCGCACCAAAGAAGTGTCGCCCGTCGAAGTCATGCAGGCGCATCTGGATCGTATCGAAGCGATTAATCCAAAGATCAATGCTGTCGTCTCTGTAGCGGACGATGCCTTGAAGAACGCCAGGCACGCGGAAGCTGCCGTGATGGCAGGAGAAAACCTCGGTCCGCTCCACGGCGTCCCGTTTTCCGTGAAGGACTCGATTGATACCGCGGGGGTGCTAACGCAACGCGGCTCGCCAATCTTTAAAGGTCGCACGCCGGATACCGACGCGACCACCGTTGCTCGCATGAAGAACGCCGGCGCCATCGTGCTGGCTAAGACAAATTTGCCGGAATTTGCCTACTGGATCGAGAGCGATAATTTGCTCTCGGGACGCAGTTTGAATCCATGGAATCTGGAGCGCACGCCAGGCGGCTCCAGTGGCGGTGAATCGGCTGCCATCGCTGCCGGCCTGTCACCCATCGGACTGGCCACCGATGTCACGATTTCGGTTCGTGGACCCGCTGCATTGACCGGTGTGGTCGGACTCAAGGCCACTCACGGCCGTCTTCCCATGACGGGCATTTTCCCACGCGTACCGCGTCGACTCTGGCACATTGGTCCCATGGCCCGTTCGGTGCGCGATGTTGCGTTGGCTTACTCACTGCTAGCCGGCCCGGATGGGCAGGACGGCTTCTCCACCAGCCCACTGACACTGGACGCCGGTGTGGGGGCCAAGCCAGTGCGCCCGGTGCGCGTGGGCGTTCTGGTCGAACCTGGCTTTGGCCTGGTCGACAACGAGGTCGCAGCGACGGTGCTTGCTGCGGGCGAAGCCCTCAAACAGTTTGGCATCGTTGTCGAGCCGGTGCGCATTCCTGTGCTGGAACAGTTCAACGCCTTGGAATTGGCGTGGAAACTTCAGGTGATGGAAACCAAACCTGCCTTCAAAGCAGCAACGGCGGGGTTCGAACACCTGATCTACAAGCACGTGCAAGCCGTACTGGATACCCCCGACACCTCGATCGAAGACTTCGTTACCGCCGAGCAGCAGGTCGAAACCATGCGCGACGGTTTCGCACAGTACTTCCAGCGCTACGATGCTTTGCTTTGCCCAGTGCTGCCGGTAGCCTCCCACGGGCATGACGCAAGCGAGTTCAACATCAACGGTCAGACCGTTTCGGCCATGCATGTGATGGATGCTACTGCACCGTTTAGTGCAACCGGTCTGCCCGGCTTGTCGATGCGCTTCGGTACTAGTCAAGATGGGATGCCGATCGCCGTGCAACTCGTTTCGCCCTGGTTGGCGGAATCGACAATTCTGCACCTCGGCGCATTGCTCGAGTCGGTAAGTTCGGTCCGCGATCTCCATCCGCAGTTGTGA
- a CDS encoding efflux transporter outer membrane subunit codes for MKTARIFIVRGIAVTFFCAILAGCEVGPNYKLPATAQINSAAAQASFIGTRNNPAVEETQLPDRWWHLYQSDVLDRLVEEGFAANTDLRMAEANLSRSRSIVQLAQSQEQPQLNFGGAVERSLLSAESYLSPADDLPPDNLYDIGLSASYEVDLFGRVRRGVEASQADSESVAAARDWVRVTVAARITRYYVEVCSDGDELAVANQSVDLQERSLDLTRRLLDAGRASRLDLTRSAALVEQLRAAVPVIEARRQNALFQIAVLTGKAPREFDQSLTSCVNVPPISTPIPVGNGMTLLRRRPDVRAAERQLAAATARIGVETADLYPKVVLRAAIGSTGATSDFAQHRTNEWSIGPVIQWQLNQSATRARIAGANAAQRTQLAKFDGTVLGALRDVETSLNNYSHDLQRERSLASARDDAATAAKDAHELQAEGRSGDLVTLDAERTLANSQSALAAARSKTAVDQVNLFLSLGGGWESAG; via the coding sequence ATGAAGACCGCGCGGATTTTCATCGTGCGTGGGATAGCCGTGACTTTCTTCTGCGCGATCCTCGCAGGCTGCGAAGTCGGGCCGAACTATAAGTTGCCGGCAACCGCGCAGATCAATTCGGCTGCGGCGCAAGCTTCATTCATCGGAACCCGAAACAACCCCGCAGTCGAAGAAACACAGTTGCCTGATCGCTGGTGGCACCTCTATCAGAGTGACGTTCTGGATCGCCTTGTGGAAGAGGGTTTTGCTGCCAATACGGACCTGCGAATGGCGGAAGCCAACCTGAGCCGCAGCCGGTCGATCGTTCAACTTGCCCAATCACAAGAACAACCGCAACTCAACTTTGGGGGCGCCGTAGAGCGTTCGCTGCTGTCCGCGGAATCGTACCTTTCACCGGCCGACGATCTCCCTCCGGATAACCTCTACGACATCGGGCTCTCCGCGTCATACGAAGTAGACCTTTTTGGCCGTGTAAGACGTGGAGTCGAAGCATCGCAAGCCGATTCAGAGTCAGTTGCCGCGGCACGGGACTGGGTTCGCGTTACCGTGGCAGCCAGAATCACTCGCTACTATGTGGAGGTTTGCTCGGATGGCGATGAACTCGCCGTCGCCAACCAGTCCGTCGACCTTCAGGAACGAAGCCTCGATTTGACGCGGCGGCTTCTCGATGCTGGCAGAGCTTCACGGCTTGATTTGACGCGTTCGGCAGCACTGGTGGAACAATTGCGCGCCGCGGTCCCTGTCATCGAAGCGCGCCGGCAAAATGCGCTGTTCCAGATCGCCGTCCTGACAGGCAAAGCGCCGCGCGAGTTCGATCAGAGTCTCACGAGCTGTGTCAACGTTCCGCCGATCTCTACGCCGATACCCGTTGGGAACGGAATGACGCTGCTCAGGAGACGCCCGGACGTACGGGCCGCGGAACGTCAACTCGCCGCAGCCACTGCGCGTATTGGCGTGGAGACGGCTGATCTTTATCCGAAAGTCGTGTTGCGTGCCGCCATTGGATCGACCGGCGCGACGAGCGATTTTGCGCAGCACCGCACGAACGAGTGGTCGATTGGACCGGTCATCCAATGGCAATTGAATCAAAGTGCCACTCGGGCCCGAATCGCCGGTGCGAATGCAGCTCAACGAACTCAGTTGGCAAAATTTGACGGAACGGTTCTGGGCGCGCTTCGCGATGTCGAAACTTCACTGAATAATTACAGTCACGACCTCCAACGGGAACGCTCCTTGGCGTCAGCTCGTGACGATGCCGCGACGGCCGCGAAGGATGCCCATGAACTTCAGGCTGAAGGCCGGAGTGGCGATCTTGTCACGCTTGATGCGGAGAGAACACTAGCGAACTCGCAAAGTGCACTTGCAGCCGCACGATCGAAAACAGCTGTTGATCAGGTCAATCTTTTCCTGTCTCTTGGCGGAGGATGGGAATCGGCCGGTTGA
- a CDS encoding HlyD family secretion protein — MMRWTIHGRRAVATMVIVAVAFLAALWLWNYYRIDPWTRDGRLRADVAKVAPDVSGLVTEVDVSDNMPVRRGQVLFVIDRARFEIALQQADAALEQSQAGEELAQSNIAEAQAKVQAASATLRAQSILLAEAQREDIRNRKLGTLVSTESVQQGATKVAQLDATVAQARASLIETTAGISQAKASLSQAKATVAQSTAARNTARLNLQRASVVAPVNGIAADVQLRPGDYLTAGHPAFGVLDAASLHVDGYFEETKLRSIHIGDQATIQLMGEGRELRGHVESIAPGIADRDRTGSGDLLANVNPTFNWVRLAQRVPVRIHIDQAPSELLLIAGRTATVTLESGSADHASLQIKRDHQGQEKLQ; from the coding sequence ATGATGCGTTGGACAATTCACGGCAGGCGTGCCGTCGCTACGATGGTCATCGTCGCAGTGGCTTTCCTGGCCGCGCTCTGGTTGTGGAACTACTACCGTATCGACCCGTGGACCAGGGATGGACGATTGCGCGCCGACGTAGCGAAGGTAGCGCCGGACGTGTCGGGTCTTGTCACTGAAGTCGATGTGAGCGACAACATGCCGGTTCGGCGTGGACAGGTACTTTTTGTGATTGACCGGGCGCGATTTGAAATTGCCTTGCAGCAGGCCGACGCGGCCCTCGAACAAAGCCAGGCTGGAGAGGAACTGGCACAGTCGAATATCGCCGAGGCTCAAGCGAAGGTTCAGGCAGCGTCCGCGACGCTCCGTGCCCAATCCATACTGCTTGCCGAAGCACAGCGCGAAGACATCAGAAACCGAAAGCTTGGTACGCTGGTGTCGACCGAGAGCGTTCAGCAAGGGGCCACGAAAGTAGCGCAGCTTGATGCAACTGTCGCGCAGGCGCGTGCGTCGTTGATAGAAACGACTGCCGGCATCTCCCAGGCCAAAGCGTCATTAAGTCAGGCAAAGGCGACTGTCGCGCAATCGACTGCGGCACGAAATACGGCGCGGTTAAATCTTCAACGCGCCTCCGTTGTTGCACCTGTCAATGGTATTGCAGCCGATGTCCAGTTGCGACCGGGCGACTATTTGACAGCGGGTCACCCGGCGTTCGGCGTGCTGGATGCAGCATCCCTTCACGTTGATGGCTATTTCGAGGAAACCAAGCTGCGCAGCATCCACATTGGAGACCAGGCCACCATTCAACTGATGGGCGAAGGGCGGGAATTACGTGGTCACGTGGAGAGCATTGCACCTGGCATTGCGGATCGCGACCGCACGGGAAGTGGGGACCTCCTCGCGAACGTGAATCCTACCTTCAATTGGGTGCGACTTGCGCAACGCGTGCCCGTGCGCATCCATATCGATCAGGCACCTTCTGAACTCCTGCTGATCGCCGGCCGGACAGCTACTGTGACTCTTGAATCCGGCTCAGCGGATCACGCTTCGCTGCAGATAAAGCGGGATCATCAAGGGCAGGAGAAACTGCAATGA
- a CDS encoding DUF1656 domain-containing protein has translation MIGEFNLFGVYVAAAVVTAGIAGALLLPVTRMMRQMNFYRFFINPRLVDLAVFVILWASVSRLIALFRSF, from the coding sequence ATGATCGGAGAATTCAATCTGTTTGGCGTGTATGTCGCCGCGGCGGTCGTCACGGCAGGCATCGCTGGTGCTTTATTGCTGCCCGTCACGCGGATGATGCGGCAAATGAATTTTTATCGCTTCTTTATCAATCCGCGCCTGGTTGATCTGGCGGTCTTTGTCATTTTGTGGGCGTCCGTGTCCCGACTGATTGCGCTTTTCCGATCTTTTTAA